One Halarcobacter ebronensis genomic window carries:
- a CDS encoding ankyrin repeat domain-containing protein yields MNFLKNFALIVSILLFSACSNSMDKISINSSSEEELLIYDLIREKNISGIDKFLADNKNLNIKDKHGYTPLHIAVRLNQLRTVEKLYKSGATLNSRDVYGDTPLIDSVRNDSKAVSRFLICNGAKKDIKDRFGKTALDYALKNRDLYTVSLLNTEKIEQMCKPLEISIETYNKSENKICGKIVSGFASDIDLTLSPENGNTSSISPIKATLEDNIYCVDVDNNIEESANFLTTVEATNGIDTVVLTKLLSEIRD; encoded by the coding sequence ATGAATTTTTTAAAGAATTTTGCACTAATTGTTTCAATTTTATTATTTAGCGCTTGCTCTAATAGCATGGATAAAATCAGTATTAATAGCAGCAGTGAAGAAGAGTTATTAATATATGATTTAATAAGAGAAAAAAATATAAGTGGAATTGATAAATTTTTAGCAGATAATAAAAATCTAAATATCAAAGATAAACATGGATACACTCCCCTTCATATAGCAGTTAGATTAAATCAATTAAGAACTGTTGAAAAATTGTATAAAAGTGGCGCAACTCTAAACAGTAGGGATGTTTATGGAGACACACCCTTAATAGATTCAGTTAGAAATGATTCAAAAGCAGTATCAAGATTTTTGATCTGTAATGGAGCAAAAAAAGATATTAAAGATAGATTTGGAAAAACTGCCTTAGATTATGCCTTGAAAAATAGAGATTTATATACAGTTAGTTTGTTAAACACAGAGAAAATTGAACAAATGTGTAAACCTTTAGAGATTAGTATTGAAACTTATAATAAGAGTGAGAATAAAATATGTGGGAAGATTGTTTCAGGCTTTGCGTCTGATATTGATTTGACTCTCTCTCCTGAAAATGGAAATACAAGTAGTATATCACCTATTAAAGCTACTCTTGAAGATAATATTTACTGTGTAGATGTAGATAATAATATAGAAGAATCAGCAAATTTTT
- a CDS encoding HlyD family type I secretion periplasmic adaptor subunit, whose product MSIFDKDVNFVHSLFGQANDSPKHKIDLVFFTIVAFFVFVIIWANFAKIDELARGEGKVIPTNKIQSIQSFDGGEIEEILVKNGEHVKIGQPLVKIDTTRFQASLEENQEGISQWMAMLERLKIESNIDIDKPIPEIEYTDDVKKIAGEYIESEKLLFKNRAQELKSSVQVLNSQLKQKEQELQEIKAKKVQIEKNLELLQLQRKTIKSLVEKGVKSKVDLISIEREYQQLKGDLESTELSIPRSQFAIKEAENKIFEKIRGFRTEASQEYQKILVELNKAQARRISDDDKVSKTVIKSPVDGIIKEIYVNTIGGVVKSGQDLIDIVPNSEVLLVEAKIDPRDIAFINPKQKAIVKITAYDYSIYGGLEGQIVEISADSIIDKDSKEGKSYYKVVVKTKRNYLLKDGEKLPIIPGMIAQVEIVTGEKSIMDFVLKPILKIKQNSLHER is encoded by the coding sequence ATGTCAATATTTGATAAAGATGTAAATTTTGTACATTCACTATTTGGACAAGCTAATGACTCTCCCAAACACAAAATAGATTTAGTTTTTTTTACAATTGTTGCTTTTTTTGTATTTGTAATAATCTGGGCAAACTTTGCAAAAATAGATGAACTTGCAAGAGGTGAGGGTAAAGTTATACCTACAAATAAAATCCAAAGTATTCAATCTTTTGATGGTGGAGAGATTGAAGAGATTTTAGTTAAAAATGGTGAGCACGTTAAAATAGGGCAACCTTTAGTTAAAATAGACACTACAAGATTTCAAGCATCATTGGAAGAGAATCAAGAGGGAATTAGCCAATGGATGGCAATGCTTGAGAGATTGAAAATTGAGTCAAATATTGATATAGATAAACCAATACCTGAAATAGAATATACAGATGATGTAAAGAAAATTGCAGGGGAATATATAGAATCAGAGAAACTTCTATTTAAAAACAGAGCACAAGAGCTTAAGAGTTCAGTTCAAGTTTTAAACTCGCAGTTAAAACAAAAAGAGCAAGAATTACAAGAGATAAAAGCAAAAAAAGTGCAAATTGAAAAAAACCTTGAACTTCTTCAACTACAAAGAAAAACAATTAAAAGTTTAGTTGAGAAAGGTGTTAAATCAAAAGTTGATTTGATTAGCATAGAAAGAGAGTATCAGCAACTAAAAGGAGATTTAGAGTCAACTGAACTTTCAATCCCTAGATCACAATTTGCTATAAAAGAAGCAGAAAATAAAATTTTTGAAAAAATTAGAGGTTTTAGAACAGAAGCTTCACAAGAGTATCAAAAGATTTTAGTTGAACTAAATAAGGCTCAAGCTAGAAGAATTTCAGATGATGATAAAGTTAGTAAAACAGTTATAAAATCACCTGTTGATGGTATTATTAAAGAGATATATGTAAATACAATTGGTGGAGTTGTAAAATCTGGGCAAGATTTAATTGATATTGTTCCAAATAGTGAAGTTTTATTAGTTGAAGCAAAAATAGACCCTAGAGATATTGCTTTTATCAATCCTAAACAAAAAGCAATAGTAAAAATTACAGCGTATGATTACTCTATTTATGGTGGATTAGAAGGTCAAATTGTAGAGATTTCAGCAGATAGTATAATAGATAAAGATAGTAAAGAGGGCAAAAGTTATTATAAAGTGGTTGTAAAAACAAAAAGAAATTATTTGCTTAAAGATGGTGAAAAGCTACCTATTATTCCTGGTATGATTGCTCAAGTTGAGATTGTTACAGGAGAAAAATCAATTATGGATTTTGTTTTAAAACCAATTTTAAAAATAAAACAAAACTCATTGCATGAGAGATAA
- a CDS encoding type I secretion system permease/ATPase, giving the protein MDNQEVSQEEEKVGVLQERRKVDTLLESLLFLAKFYQRATSKESLVYGMALHDSMMGVDEFIASSKKIGLISKFVQREKIPDISKLALPVVIITEKNRSAVLLDYDVNKNEAVVIIPGLSDGQVHMKLDMLQSQYVGHALIIKPEYKFQNRVSSSILIPKPRKWFWDAIKRNKDIYLKVALASIFINLFVIATPLFTMNVYDRVLPNSAIDTLWALAIGILFVMGFDLLLKLIRSYYLGKASKRADVVMSNAIFDQLLNIRLEERPASTGMFVNRLQSFESIRDFFATATIATLVDIPFIFIFIAIIFYIGGSLGWISIFSVIISLIFSWFMRKPIKKTVEASTKEDQIKHTTLNETVAGLDIIKSVRGQNRMKTHWDKSINQTVYYNEKSQFFSQIATFFTTFISQFSNVAIIIGGVYLASEGEMTMGGIIAAMTLNGRVIGPISNIVGMIIRFDKTISSIKNIDEIMKMSVERENKSYLSRPTLNGDIELKDVSFSYKTQNFRALKDINLKIKHGERVAILGKIGSGKSTLVKLLQNLYVPQTGSILVDGTDVRQIDPVDLRRAIGVVPQEPFLFMGSIKDNITIGEPFATDEEVLRASRIAGVHDFLSKHEQGYDLIVGERGEGLSGGEIQSVAMARALISNPNIMILDEPTNSMDRQTEKAFISKMSKIVENKTLILITHKVSILSLVDRIIVLDNGVVVADGKKEDIFANGMKA; this is encoded by the coding sequence TTGGATAATCAAGAGGTCAGTCAAGAAGAAGAAAAAGTAGGCGTTCTCCAAGAAAGAAGAAAAGTAGACACTCTTTTAGAGTCTCTACTCTTTTTAGCAAAATTTTATCAAAGGGCAACATCAAAAGAGTCTTTAGTATATGGAATGGCTCTACATGATAGTATGATGGGAGTTGATGAATTTATAGCATCATCAAAAAAAATAGGTTTAATCTCTAAGTTTGTTCAGAGAGAAAAAATACCTGATATCTCAAAACTTGCACTTCCTGTTGTAATCATTACTGAAAAAAATAGATCAGCTGTATTATTAGATTATGATGTAAATAAAAATGAAGCAGTTGTAATTATTCCTGGACTTAGTGATGGACAAGTTCATATGAAACTTGATATGCTTCAAAGTCAATATGTTGGACATGCTTTAATAATAAAACCTGAATATAAATTTCAAAATAGAGTAAGTAGTTCAATACTTATTCCCAAACCAAGAAAGTGGTTCTGGGATGCAATAAAAAGAAATAAAGATATATATTTAAAGGTTGCATTAGCATCTATTTTCATAAACCTTTTTGTTATTGCTACCCCTCTTTTTACTATGAATGTTTATGATAGAGTTTTGCCAAATAGCGCAATAGATACTTTATGGGCTTTAGCAATCGGTATACTTTTTGTTATGGGCTTTGATTTACTTTTAAAACTAATAAGATCTTATTATTTGGGAAAAGCAAGTAAAAGAGCAGATGTTGTAATGAGTAATGCAATTTTTGATCAGCTTCTTAATATAAGGCTTGAAGAGAGACCTGCTTCAACAGGAATGTTTGTAAATAGATTGCAATCTTTTGAATCTATTAGAGATTTTTTTGCAACAGCAACAATTGCAACTTTAGTGGATATTCCGTTTATTTTTATTTTTATTGCCATAATATTCTATATTGGAGGTTCTTTAGGATGGATATCTATCTTCTCAGTTATAATTTCATTAATATTCTCATGGTTTATGAGAAAGCCTATTAAAAAAACTGTTGAAGCATCTACAAAAGAGGATCAAATAAAACATACAACTTTAAATGAGACTGTTGCAGGACTTGATATTATTAAAAGTGTACGTGGACAAAATAGGATGAAAACCCACTGGGATAAATCAATCAATCAAACTGTTTATTACAATGAAAAATCTCAGTTTTTCTCTCAAATTGCAACATTCTTTACTACTTTTATTTCTCAGTTTTCAAATGTTGCAATTATTATAGGTGGAGTTTATTTAGCAAGTGAAGGTGAAATGACAATGGGGGGAATAATTGCTGCTATGACTTTAAATGGTAGAGTAATTGGCCCTATATCAAATATAGTTGGAATGATTATTAGATTTGATAAAACAATTTCATCAATAAAAAATATTGATGAAATAATGAAAATGAGTGTTGAAAGAGAAAATAAATCATATTTGAGTAGACCAACACTTAATGGTGATATAGAATTAAAAGATGTAAGTTTCTCATACAAAACACAAAATTTCAGGGCGTTAAAAGATATAAATCTAAAGATAAAACATGGGGAAAGAGTTGCTATTTTAGGAAAAATAGGTTCTGGTAAATCTACTTTGGTTAAACTTCTTCAAAACCTTTATGTTCCTCAAACAGGTTCAATATTAGTTGATGGAACAGATGTAAGACAGATTGATCCAGTTGATTTAAGAAGAGCTATTGGAGTTGTTCCCCAGGAACCTTTTTTATTTATGGGAAGTATTAAAGATAATATTACAATTGGAGAACCTTTTGCAACTGATGAAGAGGTTTTAAGAGCTTCAAGAATTGCTGGTGTTCATGATTTTTTATCAAAACATGAGCAAGGGTATGATTTAATAGTTGGAGAAAGAGGTGAAGGTCTAAGCGGTGGAGAGATACAATCTGTTGCAATGGCAAGGGCACTTATTTCAAATCCAAATATTATGATTTTGGATGAACCAACTAACTCAATGGATAGACAAACAGAAAAAGCGTTTATAAGTAAAATGTCAAAAATAGTAGAGAACAAAACTCTTATTTTAATTACCCACAAGGTATCTATCTTATCACTTGTTGACAGAATTATAGTTCTAGATAATGGAGTTGTAGTTGCAGATGGTAAGAAAGAGGATATTTTTGCAAATGGAATGAAGGCGTAA
- a CDS encoding TolC family protein — MKKHIISLVVSSILCTSVLNATSLKDAVEQTISSNPDVLSEKFNKDAYRKYVDEERSDYYPKIDFSGYFEDSTTRYDRDNRPTDPTKEDKDGWNAQLTIEQILYDGGLTPSQVQENIHLYNGNRYRSNRRVEEIIRGAVDSYMNLVEYQELLNLSENNLKLHDDYLIMAKDKESISGEILESYQVNAKKHYITDNLLEQKDLQNQAKNKYLKFTQTATDGNICRPVIDESLIPNKIEKMVEIATLKNTKVLEQIEKIKEQRENLEQAKSSYLPTLKLQWQGVWNDDLEEPENGRQDIQRTRLILDWNLFEGGRTYHTTQREKLFLQEQQKVLDNTIAEVEEEIKSKYDSYFIAKQRVVNMRKYIVDNRNIRDVYLKQLQDGTRTFIDILDAESELYRSEISALQLEMDMYGKYFDILQDIDMLTESILKSKDQACKVYIPKKYENPIKREKFKDNSELKDKDLLNELGVDADKTLDNEINKLLNSEPVKEEKIEKSIEKTLPDGEYTINLTTLSGKEYDIATFKEKYGLSSDKSLYTYNTDSGTNVIYGGYKTLEDANKAMEELTNKGIDLKIYVDFLKKHKELLEKFKNIN, encoded by the coding sequence ATGAAAAAGCATATAATAAGTTTAGTCGTTTCCTCAATATTATGTACTTCAGTATTAAATGCAACAAGTTTAAAAGATGCGGTAGAACAGACAATAAGTTCAAATCCAGATGTATTATCTGAAAAGTTTAATAAAGATGCATATAGAAAATATGTTGATGAAGAGAGAAGTGATTATTATCCTAAAATTGATTTTTCAGGATATTTTGAAGATTCAACAACAAGATATGACAGAGATAACAGACCAACAGATCCAACAAAAGAGGATAAAGATGGTTGGAATGCACAATTAACAATAGAACAAATATTGTATGATGGTGGATTAACTCCTAGTCAAGTTCAAGAGAATATTCATCTTTATAATGGAAATAGATATAGAAGTAATAGAAGGGTTGAAGAGATAATAAGAGGTGCAGTTGATAGTTATATGAATCTTGTTGAATATCAAGAACTATTAAACCTATCAGAAAACAATTTAAAATTGCATGATGATTATTTAATTATGGCGAAAGATAAAGAGTCAATAAGTGGAGAAATTTTAGAGAGTTATCAAGTAAATGCTAAAAAACACTATATTACTGATAATCTATTAGAGCAAAAAGATTTACAAAACCAAGCAAAAAATAAGTATTTAAAATTTACTCAAACAGCAACAGATGGAAATATTTGTAGACCTGTAATTGATGAGTCTCTTATTCCTAATAAAATTGAAAAAATGGTTGAAATTGCAACACTTAAAAATACAAAAGTTTTAGAGCAGATTGAGAAGATAAAAGAGCAAAGAGAGAATTTGGAACAAGCAAAATCAAGTTATCTTCCCACTTTAAAACTACAATGGCAAGGTGTATGGAATGATGATTTAGAAGAACCTGAAAATGGTAGACAAGATATTCAAAGAACAAGATTAATTCTTGATTGGAACCTATTTGAAGGTGGAAGAACTTATCATACAACTCAAAGGGAAAAATTATTTTTACAAGAGCAACAAAAAGTTTTAGATAATACTATAGCAGAGGTTGAAGAAGAGATTAAAAGTAAGTATGACTCATATTTTATTGCCAAACAAAGAGTAGTAAATATGAGAAAATATATAGTTGATAATAGAAATATTAGAGATGTTTATTTAAAACAACTTCAAGATGGAACTAGAACATTTATTGATATTCTGGATGCTGAATCAGAACTATATAGATCAGAGATAAGTGCACTACAGTTAGAGATGGATATGTATGGAAAATATTTTGATATTTTACAAGATATTGATATGCTAACTGAGTCTATCTTAAAATCAAAAGATCAAGCATGTAAAGTATATATTCCAAAAAAATATGAAAATCCAATAAAAAGAGAAAAATTTAAAGATAATAGTGAATTGAAAGACAAAGATCTTCTAAATGAGCTAGGTGTGGATGCGGATAAGACTTTAGATAATGAGATAAATAAATTATTAAATAGTGAACCAGTAAAAGAAGAAAAAATTGAAAAATCAATTGAAAAAACTCTTCCAGATGGGGAATATACCATAAACTTAACAACTCTTAGTGGCAAAGAATATGACATTGCAACATTTAAAGAAAAATATGGATTAAGTAGTGATAAATCATTATATACTTATAATACAGATTCAGGAACAAATGTGATTTATGGTGGCTACAAGACATTAGAAGATGCGAATAAAGCAATGGAAGAGTTGACAAATAAGGGTATTGATTTAAAAATATATGTTGACTTTTTGAAAAAGCATAAAGAACTTCTAGAAAAATTTAAAAATATTAATTAG
- a CDS encoding response regulator transcription factor: protein MQTHHSLEILKKLTILYVEDEENIRDNITKVLKLMCNKIFTTSNGLDALNIFNENHIDIILSDINLPKMSGLEFVSKIREKGKRTPAILLSAYTDTPYLLHATKLKLVDYLVKPLDFSQLKEALIKASQEISDEGNFIIKLNNNTQYNISEKVVLKDGKSIKLTGKEIALIELLLKNRNHVVNTLEIKDVIWEDSYEATDSALKAVLNKLRNKIGKDAIKNISGIGYQIITS from the coding sequence ATGCAAACTCATCATTCTTTAGAGATTTTAAAAAAATTAACTATACTTTATGTGGAAGATGAAGAGAATATACGGGACAATATAACAAAAGTTTTAAAATTGATGTGTAATAAAATCTTTACAACATCAAATGGATTAGATGCTTTAAATATATTCAACGAAAATCATATAGATATTATTTTAAGTGATATAAATCTTCCAAAAATGAGTGGTTTGGAATTTGTATCAAAAATTAGAGAGAAAGGGAAAAGAACTCCTGCAATTTTGCTCTCTGCTTATACAGATACTCCTTATTTACTCCATGCAACAAAACTTAAATTAGTTGATTATTTAGTTAAGCCTTTAGATTTTAGTCAACTAAAAGAGGCTTTGATAAAAGCAAGTCAGGAAATATCTGATGAAGGTAATTTTATTATTAAACTTAATAACAACACCCAATACAATATCTCAGAAAAAGTTGTATTGAAAGATGGCAAAAGCATTAAATTAACAGGGAAAGAGATTGCTTTAATAGAACTTCTTTTAAAAAACAGAAATCATGTAGTTAACACTTTGGAGATAAAAGATGTTATCTGGGAAGATTCTTATGAAGCTACAGATTCAGCATTAAAAGCAGTATTAAATAAATTAAGAAATAAAATTGGTAAAGATGCAATCAAAAATATTTCTGGGATTGGATATCAAATTATTACTAGTTAG
- a CDS encoding sensor histidine kinase — translation MKSLEEENLLLKEEIKTLKEKISKEIETNYRKDKLLFQQNKMASMGEMLGNITHQWRQPLMELSSVTMELQAKIELLGGVSNEEILEAIKKSNELTKFMSQTIDDFRNFFVKDREKIELKVSEQISAAINIINSSFKRNNIKVEIIVAKNSKIHGFRNEYCQVLINILSNARQELVSRNIKEPKIIIRIFEKDEYSIVEIEDNAGGIKVEPINKIFEPFFTKDKANGTGMGLFMSKLIVEDNMQGKLLVKNVEKGAKFIIAIPKSN, via the coding sequence TTGAAAAGTTTAGAAGAAGAAAATTTATTGTTAAAAGAAGAGATAAAAACTCTTAAAGAGAAAATATCAAAAGAGATAGAGACAAATTATCGAAAAGATAAATTACTTTTTCAGCAAAATAAAATGGCTTCAATGGGTGAAATGTTGGGAAATATTACCCACCAATGGAGACAACCATTAATGGAATTGTCTTCTGTTACAATGGAACTTCAAGCAAAAATTGAACTTCTTGGTGGAGTTAGTAATGAAGAGATTTTGGAAGCAATAAAAAAATCAAATGAACTTACAAAATTTATGTCTCAAACAATAGATGATTTTCGTAATTTTTTTGTGAAAGATAGGGAAAAAATAGAGTTAAAAGTCTCTGAACAAATTAGTGCTGCAATAAATATAATCAACTCTTCTTTTAAAAGAAATAATATAAAAGTTGAGATTATTGTTGCAAAAAATTCTAAAATCCATGGTTTTAGAAATGAGTATTGTCAAGTTTTAATAAATATTCTTTCAAATGCAAGACAAGAACTAGTTTCAAGAAATATAAAAGAACCAAAAATAATAATAAGAATTTTTGAAAAAGACGAATATAGTATTGTTGAGATTGAAGATAATGCAGGTGGGATTAAAGTTGAACCAATAAATAAAATATTTGAACCATTTTTTACAAAAGATAAAGCTAATGGCACAGGAATGGGACTTTTTATGTCAAAACTTATTGTGGAAGACAATATGCAAGGGAAACTTTTAGTTAAAAATGTAGAAAAAGGAGCAAAATTTATTATTGCTATTCCTAAATCTAACTAG